From a single Silene latifolia isolate original U9 population chromosome 6, ASM4854445v1, whole genome shotgun sequence genomic region:
- the LOC141587285 gene encoding bifunctional UDP-glucose 4-epimerase and UDP-xylose 4-epimerase 1-like: MGSEQRNILVTGGAGFIGTHCVLLLLNEGFRVVIIDNLDNSCEEAVNRVRKLVGPHKSRNLDFHLGDLRNKDDIEKLFSEYTFDAVIHFAGLKAVGESVAYPFRYFDNNLIGSINLYQVMAKYNCKKLVFSSSATVYGQPKEIPCVEDFELRALNPYGRTKLYLEEIARDISKADKEWNIILLRYFNPVGAHESGEIGEDPKGIPNNLMPYIEQVALGRLPELNVYGTDYNTNDGTAVRDYIHVMDLADGHVAALRKLFTTEDIGCTAINLGTGYGASVLDMVKAFEKASNKTIPIKNCPRRPGDAEKVFASTEKAAKELGWKAKYNIDDMCRDQWKWASKNPMGYRSQNSPKSNGV; the protein is encoded by the exons atGGGTTCAGAACAAAGAAACATATTGGTAACTGGAGGTGCTGGTTTCATTGGAACACACTGTGTTCTTTTGTTGCTTAATGAAGGTTTTAGAGTTGTTATTATTGATAATCTTGATAATTCTTGTGAAGAAGCTGTTAATCGTGTTCGAAAATTAGTTGGTCCTCATAAATCCCGCAATCTTGATTTTCATTTG GGTGATCTTAGAAACAAAGACGATATTGAGAAGCTGTTTTCTGAGTACAC ATTTGATGCGGTGATACATTTTGCGGGGTTGAAGGCAGTGGGAGAAAGTGTTGCATATCCATTTCGTTATTTCGATAACAATTTGATCGGTTCAATCAATTTGTACCAAGTCATGGCAAAGTACAACTGTAAGAag TTGGTTTTTTCATCATCAGCGACAGTTTACGGGCAGCCAAAAGAAATTCCATGTGTAGAAGACTTTGAATTGAGGGCCTTGAATCCGTATGGCCGCACCAAG CTTTACTTGGAGGAAATTGCTCGGGACATATCAAAAGCGGATAAAGAATGGAACATCATTCTTTTAAGGTATTTCAACCCTGTTGGAGCTCACGAGAGTGGGGAAATCGGTGAAGATCCTAAAGGTATTCCAAACAACCTTATGCCGTACATTGAACAAGTTGCTCTCGGAAGGCTACCTGAGCTTAATGTCTATGGCACTGACTATAACACAAACGATGGTACCGCG GTTCGAGACTATATCCATGTGATGGACTTGGCAGATGGACATGTTGCTGCACTTAGGAAATTGTTCACAACAGAGGATATAG GTTGTACTGCTATAAATTTGGGAACGGGTTATGGTGCTTCAGTACTTGATATGGTCAAAGCATTTGAGAAGGCGTCTAATAAG ACAATCCCTATTAAAAACTGTCCTAGAAGACCAGGAGATGCTGAAAAGGTTTTTGCTTCAACAGAGAAAGCCGCTAAAGAACTCGGTTGGAA GGCAAAATACAATATAGACGATATGTGTAGAGATCAATGGAAATGGGCGAGCAAGAATCCGATGGGTTATCGGAGCCAAAACTCCCCAAAATCAAATGGTGTCTAA